The Labeo rohita strain BAU-BD-2019 chromosome 10, IGBB_LRoh.1.0, whole genome shotgun sequence genomic interval ATGAAAGACATAACAAAGATGCTGTTTGCACTCAGCTGGGAATGTGATCAAACTCAACAATTAATCACTTGCATGGCCTGATGCCTAATCCAGTTTAAATATGTGCTCAATCTCAGCTAAAAGCCTTATTTTGCACCCACTTAGATAATGAAATAGTTGAACGCTCTTTCTTATTGTGTTTATGTCTACACAGGGAACGCTAAGCTCTCGCGGACGGCTCATTCTTATGGCCGATGCAGACGGAGCCACTAAATTTGCTGACATTGAAAATGTTGAAGAAGGTCTTGAGAGCATCACCGAGAAGCCTGTGAGACACCacgttttgtaaataaaaatagacaagcAGCGTATTGCCAATCTCTTGTTGCTATGTAGATTAAATATCTATTTGAAGCCTAGCCAGGACATAGTTATCAGATTACCAACAGACCTTTCTATGCCAAAAGATCTCTGAAAATTTTCTCATATGTCCATGCAGGATAACATGGCAATCGCCTGTGGATCCAGAGCTCACCTAGAAAAAGAATCAGTGGCTCAGGTACTGAAGCATAACAGTAAATGTTCATTGCGACGTTCagtgcattttcattcagtGCACGGTTTCTTCTCGTAACAGCGGTCTATGTTCCGAACGTTCTTGATGTATGGATTCCACTTCCTGGTGTGGTTCTTCTGTGTGAGAGGGATTAAAGACACACAATGTGGTTTTAAGCTCTTCACCCGTGAAGCTGCCTTGAAAACCTTCTCCAGCCTGCATGTGGAACGCTGGTAAGGAGGCTTAAAACTTTTCACATACAGCATCGAATCCAAAAATCGAAAATGAATGTTCTTGTTCTTGCAGGGCATTCGATGTGGAACTTCTCTTCATTGCTCAGTGTTTTGACATCCCTGTTGTAGAAGTGGCTGTTAACTGGACAGAGATTGAAGGTTTGTGCTGTcagctttaaaataattgcactTAAAGCACAGACAATTAAAAGACTTTTTCAAGCAGTATATGTCACAAAGATGAAGGTTATTTCCTCTGAGGTAATGAAGACTTGttttattgcacattttagGGTCAAAGTTGGTGCCATTCTGGAGTTGGCTACAGATGGGACGGGATCTAGTTTTTATCAGACTGCGTTACCTCACTGGTGCCTGGAAGCTGGAGTCTGAGAGGAAAACTCAGTAGCTTTTGTTACTGTTAGTGCGCTGTTTGTGAGCTAACAGGGGCTGGCGGTTAAATGCATAGCCCATTGCCACAAATAAGTGCACTGTGAACAAAGTCGGTGAACAGCATTAGCATTTTATTATCACTGACTGGGCTGTGACCACATAAGGGGTTgtccttgtttttgttttttttaatgtaatattgctGTTTTCCATATTTTCTTTGACATACTGTATTAAGGTTTGATTTGAAAAGGGGCAGATGGTTCTTggccaaataaacaaaaaatatgtaatcagcgtttttgcatttacaactaatttaaaaatgttgcatGAAAACAGATGAAGATAAATTttgctgggttttttttaaagttaattatGCTTATgtgaaaaacagattttttttttattcagagcATCAAAGAATCATTTCTGGGCCTGATTTGCCATTTCAAAAGAAATGAGAGTGCATTTAACTTGTTTAAAATCAGTGGTACCCAAATCCACTTTTAACACACTCATCCCACGCATACAAGGTTTAAAAACACAGTCGACCGACTGAAATGGTCCATGGTCTGGCATGTACTCAGAGCTTTTTAATGTGGTTTACTCAATGGGCTGCTCTGCACCCTGGAGAGAGTATCCTGTTTGTCCTTCCTCTCTCTCCACCAGGAAggcatttgtttttattcagcccATGTGTCTTGTCAGCCACTCTAAAATGgtgtatttcaatattttaaattgataaattaCTTTAAAGATCAGTAATTTAAGCAGCTATTGATGTATTGTATTTTCCCCGTCTTTGCTAAGCCCTAAATATAGACCCTCCTCTGTAATGTATATGATCCTGTGCACCTTGATTGAAGAGGATCGTTTTGCGGTGCCCTTTTATTGGAAGCGAATTCTCCCCCTGCCAAACTCATTTGATCAAAGAGAGCACTAAATATGCGAGCTGTCATTATTAGGAGTATTGTTACGTTCCCCTGCAGTTGTTGTAAACTGTGAAAATGTCAAACTTCTAGACTCTCTGTCGCCATCCTGGCTTGCGTCATTAACTGGACAAGTCACTGTGCGCACACAATCGAAGTGTATCCGTCCGCGCCGAGGAGCGCACGAAAAGTAGTGCTATCGATAAACGCTTTGGCACTTCGCCAATCTGGCAACGAATCTGTTTTGATTTTTACTAcgataatttgtattttatcttTAACAAGCCGCTACTTTTCAAGTGCTAAAATATATCAGGTATTTGCTCACAGagaattatttttgtgaaattcttttttaatgaacacctgtatcttttttttattttatttaatctaaattattaaataattagacTCTTAAATTGCACATTCCCATGTTAGCGTTGAAATAAGCAGGTTAGGACTTTTATGTTATTCTCCCCTCCCTCCCCgatttaattttttcccccctcaaaggATGGCAAAACAACAGGTTGTACAATGTCACAAACCAACTTATTTTAAAAGCACAAGTATGTATTCACCTTTGACGCGGatgtaagcctatgggtgagacttccggttcattagctgctacaggaaaataacgagaagaataacagtgCATTAAAGggtaaaactgttttcactacaaaccagtgtgctcaaaattaaggtaatacattaaaaaaatacggtaagacacaccaaattgcaatatcaagcagcaaaatgagccaTTTTGTTCAgctacgaaaattaaccatggttttactccaaaaaaacatggttactatagttaaaccatggtaaccacaaattaactatggtcttgctacactacCACAGTTTAactatggtatttgtagtaaaactatggttatacacaTGCGCCAAAAACGATGGTTACTACAATTTTTTTCGTAAGggtaaaaatagctggacgccaatgagaccggaagccagacccatacaatttaaactcttacaggaagaaaaaggtggataatcCATGGTTCAACAGGGTTCACAAACAAAATGTTAGCAGCCGTAAAAGTGAGATTATCCTACAAGTAAGTGAGAACATCTGATTTCCCTTGGTGTAACCATAGCAACCATAGCAACAGCATCTTCTTCGGGATCGATATGTGACCGTGTATGTATGGACAAAGGTactattgtatgtgtgtgtgtgtgtgtgtgtgtacttgtttttgctacattgtggggaccaaatgtccccacaaggatagtaaaacctgaaatgtttgacattgtggggaccggcctgcggtcaccacaatgttaaaaaatgattaaaaatagtaagtgatgtttatctgaaagtgtaacgatgcaaacatgtttcctgtgagggctagggttgggttaggggatagacaatatcgtttggtcagtataaaaactatagaagtgtaatggaaagtccccacaattcacaaaaacaaacttgtgtatatatatatatatatatatatatatatatatatatatatataattttatttatttacttattttttgagaTAAACTGGCAGTCATCAAAGTACATGATCCTTAaccgatttttttttctttcaaatttctaaCAGAAATCCCTTTGGAACGTTTACCGTTTAAAATAATTCGCACTCTGGAAATTTCcgcggcaaaaaaaaaaaaaaaaaaaaaaaaaaaaaaaaaaagtcaagaaaacTTCAACAAATCACTTTCGCCTTACAACCTTGGCCAAAAAGGTGCATCACTTCCTGTGAAAGGAAAAACAACTGTCCGCGCTTGTCATCTCACCCTGAAAACGAATTAAAAGTGAAACGCCGCTGCCTACAATGACCTGTTTTCTCTCAAATAATAGGCCTGTGAGTGAGACTCGGGCTGCTCTTTTTGAATGGGATGATCCCTCTGTGTGTCTGACGTCCTGGGAGAGTTCCAGGAGCTGCGGATGAATTCCGCACGAAGGCGCTGAGGCTCCAGTCAGACTGACGCCGCGGCGCTCGCTCCATCCAAACACACGCGCTATACACCTCCAATCGGAGCGAGATTCAGCGTTCGGCTGTTTCGCGGAATTACCCGACTACGCGGACTGTTGTTCGACTTGTCACAGTAAGGTAAGGAATAAAACGCGTGTTATACATGCACTTCTGagtttatttcagtatttaaaaatgaaacgtTTTATGAATTATAAGTCATGAAGTgtctgtttttaactttttttgtcttggCACACTTTATTTGTTCTTCTTCAGCTCAAAACTTGTAAACCCATAACACGTTTGGCTTCGTAAACACAGACATTGTTTGTTTTGCCACTTGCTGTTTAAAGATGCTGCTCCATAGAGAGCCGTCGTGACAGTTACCACACCTGGAGTAGTTTTATAAATAAGTGctaaatgtaacattacaaCATTTGctaaagcaaaaacaaagtGAAGTAGATGGGAAGGATGTGCATGCGCGTTTGCGGGGGAGTTAGGTGATTAAGCCTATCTCAGCACTCAGACTGCCAGACGCCAGTTTCATAAGGACACACTGCCTTTGAGAACAGAGCAGATGAATTCACCCTCAATTGATCTGCCTGCCTGCGCCTCTAGTTGAAACCAAGACATGATTTCATGCACTGGTCGTATATGGTCTCGTTTTTCTCCTGTGGTTATTTGATTTAGACAGGGGTGTGTTAACACCTTTGGTATTGCATGCAATAATATTTTCAGAAGCTATTATTTGCCTGGTCTGGCCAAAGATGGAAGCAAGCATCTCTGGTTTCAAATGCTCAAACGGCATTGATTTTTGGCAGATCGGTTTCTGCATCAGAAAGCTTCGGCAGGAAAGGGAGAGGACGAAAAGGTGAGGTCCAGTGAGAGACACTGTAGGACCTGTTGACAGCAACAATAACTCAGCAATAATTCAGAAATCCCAGCATGCACAGATGCATGATGCCGGGTTCC includes:
- the alg5 gene encoding dolichyl-phosphate beta-glucosyltransferase yields the protein MFTETWMMDFPLYDLLQYSLILALIILLLVVVIAHVSANVVDQTRHEKEKHFLTADGKKESFPSLMDPPSLELSVIVPSYNEELRLPVMMDEAMEYLEKRQKENPSFTYEVIVVDDGSKDKTTEVAMKYTKKYGAKKVRVLTLVKNRGKGGAVKMGTLSSRGRLILMADADGATKFADIENVEEGLESITEKPDNMAIACGSRAHLEKESVAQRSMFRTFLMYGFHFLVWFFCVRGIKDTQCGFKLFTREAALKTFSSLHVERWAFDVELLFIAQCFDIPVVEVAVNWTEIEGSKLVPFWSWLQMGRDLVFIRLRYLTGAWKLESERKTQ